The genomic stretch TTTGATACATTTGAAGTTAATGTGGGCGAGATCGTCGTCTCTTTGAGCTATCTTCAGCAAAGTGACCGATTGTGTCGACAGCTCTCGCTCAACGGTGTCGAGGCTTACTACTGTGATGTCCAGGTTGGATAGAGTCTGCTGAATCTTGAAATCGTCGGTCACCAGAAATCGTGCTTCAGATATAGAGGCAATAGCAGCTTTGCGTCTGTCTGGTAGCTTCTTATCGAGCACAACGTAATATGCGCCCGCTTCGAGGATTCCAAGAAGCCATATAACTGTGTTGAACACCCGAGAGATATGCAGCAATACTCCGTCGCCAGACGCAACCTTGTTTGCTGCGAGATAATTTGCAACCTGACTACTTCTGTTGGCTAGTTCGCGATATGTCATGGCCTCAGTGCGCTCTGCAGAAGACAAGGCAATGGCGTTGGGCTGTGCGGCTGCACGCTGCTTGATCCAAGTATGTACCCGGGAACTGCTGATGGCTTCGACGTCCTGTAGAGATAGGCCATCGAAAATGCTGGCTACTTCGCGTTCCCCCAAAAATGGCAGATCGTGCAGTTTGAACTAACTGTTCTGTTGTGAAGACTTCATGGCGCTGAGAAATTCGCCCTGCAGTTTCGCCATAGTTTCGTCACCGAATACGTCCGGGTTCGCAATGACCTAGATATGTTAATCGGCAAAAACAGCGACAAGGGGCATCGTAAGCTTACACTGAGAGAAACTCCATCTTCATGCTCTGGGAAGCAGAAGAAAGATCCCAAACCCCCTCAACCGGGTAGATCGAGCATGTTTGTTAGCTAGCTTTGGTGAGAACGTCACAGCCAGCTTGGACTTGAGCTGAGACTCATTCATCTGTTTCCGGGCCTCTTCAATCAAGCTGAGGAAAGGGTACATCTCATGTTTTTTGACATTGGAGAGGTTCTTTCCAAATGCCTTTCCAGCCTCGGCAAAGGTGGCATTGTTCTGCAGCAGGTGCGCAAGCGGGATCTTCACTGGCATCCATTGCTATGTCAGCTCCTATAACTTTGAGTATTTTTGTTATACGACCTACTGTATTGGCCATGTGAGAAACACATTTCTGGAATTCCTTGAGGCGTGCGCCAAATGCCACGAAAAGAGCCCGATCATGATGCGGCATAGGTTCCGCGTTACCGTCTGTGACCAAGGCGACTATGGTCGAGGCAACCTGAAACCAGGACGTCTTATAAAGTCCACTCCACTTCTGTAGCCCCTAGTTGGAGAAAAATGCCCAGGTGTGCATACGGCGGTAATCACCGTTATACTTTGCAGGAGGGGTAACGGACCACTAGAAAAGACTCGTGTACGCGATCTGCGATAGCCAATACTCTCTGGAGGCTTGCCCGCTTGTGCTTCTCAAGTAGGCATCCTAAAGGAGCTCTGTCAATGCGGTCATGATAGATTGAATAGTGCTCTGTACCTATTTCTGGACGTATTCACCGTATGAGAGGCCCAGTTCCTCAGTGGCTAGCTGCTCCGTGGGAGGCTCGAGAATACTGAGGATCTCCTTGGACAAAACACTCAAGCTGAAACCATCAGCTGCAATGTGGTGGCCAACGGCGAACAGCCCGAATGTACCTAGGTAGTATCGCAGTAGACAAGACGTCAACAACTGCATATGAGAACTGCGTCGATTGTCCTACGGAGTAGATACACAAGGTTATATACATAAGATATACGTAAGCACATAACGGCAAAGgagtgaaagtgaaggtTGTAGAACATCCGGCCAAGAAGCATCGGGCCGATTCCAAGAAGGGTAGTCCTGAATGGCAACAGGTAGTACGGAGCTTTCCTGCCTCAAATCTGACGTTGTGCAATATGACCTAGCGGACCGGAAATTCCGAGGAGAGGTCGAAGCTGCGACGCAAAGAAGACGAGAGTTTGTCTTGTGAGTGAACTGCCATGAATGGTCTATTCGCAAGATCATTCCCGTCAAGGTGGAACGTCGTTCTTAGCATCGGGTGGGTTTTTCCCATGGTTTGAACGACTGCGGAGGGTGAAGCTGTTAGCTCAATTCTGCATTGACGATATCGTAGAACTTACCTTCCAGAAGGCGCTCTAGCGTCGGACTCAAGGAAGTTAGGTCGACTTCGAGCCTCAGGTAGTAGTGACAGGCATATGGTCTGACCAAGTAATCCAGCCAGAGCGCTTGCTGTACTTTTGGGAGGGAAATCACAGAGACGATATCGCTTGGTGAATCATGGCGACCATGGAGTTCTGAGCTGCTTGGGACACGACCGCTCAGGAAAGGCATAGGCTTGAGTGACATGATGAAGGAGTCGTGCTGCGAAGGATCTGCTTGCTGGTGTTGCTCGGGATGGCGACCCTCCTCTTATACCTTTTAAACACTGTTTTTGAGACAGTATTGTTTCTCGGCGAACATGTTCCTTTAGGATTGGTCCTTCGGGGTTATAGATTAATGGCCTAGAAACATTGACTAGTACATACCCATCCAGCAGCTTTCCATATCCA from Pyrenophora tritici-repentis strain M4 chromosome 1, whole genome shotgun sequence encodes the following:
- a CDS encoding Condensation domain containing protein, with amino-acid sequence MSLKPMPFLSGRVPSSSELHGRHDSPSDIVSVISLPKVQQALWLDYLVRPYACHYYLRLEVDLTSLSPTLERLLEVVQTMGKTHPMLRTTFHLDGNDLANRPFMAVHSQDKLSSSLRRSFDLSSEFPVR